CCCAGCAACGGGATGTTGTGTCCCGGCCCGATGGCAAATATCAAACCAGCCAGTGCCATCGCCAAAGCAGCGCGCGGGGTGCGCCCCAGCCACCAGCCCGCCAGACCGCCAACGGCTGCTGCCGTGAGCAACAATTCAAGGACAACGCGGGCAAACACAATCCATCCATTACTGCCATCAATGATTGCGCCCGTGCTGATGTTGAGCGGCGGCGGGCGCAGTTGGGCGAGAACAATCGCGGGAGTTAAGGTCGCGCCCACGAGGGCCATCACCGCCAGCGCCGTCCACGGGCGAGGGGGCAACCCGGCTTTGATTTCGGCATACGCCCAGCCCACGGCCAGCCCGCCCAGTGCGGCGATGACCAGACCCGGCGGCAGGATGAACCAGATGGGCCTGATCCAAAAGTGATGGATGGTGAGAAAGACCAGCAAGCCAGCGAGGCTAGAGAGCAGGCCAGCGATGAGGGAGGGGTTCATAGCTTTATCTTTCATTCTCCATTACCTTCTTCAGCCGTATCAAATCGTCCTTCAACAGTTTCTCTCCCGCTCGCGCCACCAGCGGCTCCATGAACTTGAAGAAACCGAAGAAGCCTTTCGTTTCGCCTTCCACGTCCATCGTCAGGCGCGTGTCGTCGCCAACCGACTCGAAGTGATAGTGCATCACCAAATCATAGGGGCCAGAGACACTTTTGTAGCCCCACTCGCGATCGGGTTCATATTCGACCACTTCGCCGATGCTCTCGTAGTTTCGCCCCAGCCATTTGCCCACATGCCGGCCTTGCGCACCAACTCGCATCGGGCCGGGGGTGATCTGTGTGTTCTGAATGGTGGCCGCTTGCCACTGCGATTGATTCTCGAAATTGGCGACAAAGCGAAACACCTCGGCGAGCGGGCGATGAATGAGGGTGCTGACTTGGGATTTCATGTGCCTGTCTCCTTGGAGAAATTCAGGGCGCGTCCGCAATGGCTGACACGAGTGAAGGTGATGGTTGCCAGAAGGCTACGGCTATGGCCGCGTGTAACCCGAGCACACCGACGACGATGGTGAACAGCAGGATTGGAAATGAGAACGCGCCAACCGCGCTTGTCGCCCCCTGGAGAAGTGACAGGAGGCCCGCGATGGCGAACCAAGCCGCCAGCCAGCGGGGAAACGCAGCCAACCCGAACCCAACTGTGGCAACCAGTAACCAGCCCATACCTGCCAGGAAGTCGCCCACGACGAAGTGCGCGCTGATGAGCGCGTAGAGCGTGAGCATGGAGGGCAGGAGCGCCGCTTGCTGGGCGGGTGCGGCGCTGGCATACTGTTCGGCGAGGGTGCTTATGCCGACGAGGCGCATTACGCCGCCAAGCACACCAGACAGCAATCCGACGCCGCACGCGGCGATCAACAATGAGCGGATCGGCGCCCGATTTCTTAAACTGACCGCTATGATCAACAACGCCCCGCCCATCATCGCCCAACCCAGGGCATCGAGTGAAGTGAAAACGCGATATATCACCGGCACACGCACCGCCTGCAGAAGTTCACTGTATTCTGCGCCCAGCGCGTTGTCTGAAGCTGCAAAGCCGATACCGCCAATGAAGACCCCCAACAGCGCCAAGCCGACCAGCACCATCACCAGTGCCCAGCGCGACAAGAAGCGCAGCCAGCGCGCGGTCATTTTATTGGTTTGTTCGAGAGGTATTGTGGTCATTTTGAAAGTTCTCCATTTCTGATAGCAAAGGTGAGTTACACGTTTAGTCATGCATCGCTCTATCGCAACCCGATCCAGCCGAGTATTACAACGGGCAAGAGCAGAACGGCCGGAATCCACATGAAGGGTGGCAGATCGCCAAGTGTGGGCGACGCGCCCGCCTGCCAATAGAAGCGTAGTATCAACCACCAGTAGGGGAGCAGGGCGGCGCTGGCCAACGCCAGCGCTCCCAATGCCCATTTGCTCCCGCGACGCAGGCCAAACCAGACCAATGAGATGATAAGAATTCCCGCCGCTGTCAGCATTCCGCTAAACATCGTATACGTGATGCTCCTGAACTTGATCAGCTGTGGATTGCTTTGGCGCAGATTCTCGGGTGTGTCGCCGAATACAACCGTATCGGTTCGGTTTGACATGATGAGAAGCTTGCTGCCCACAGGCGCATCCATCGCAATCGGTCCAGCGACACCAATGAGAAGATAGAGAGCGCCTTGCACAATCAATAGCGCCGCGCAGATTCCAAGCGGGCTGAGCCAACGAAAGTTGGATTTGGGTTGAATGTTCATTTTCATCCTTTGCTCAGGTGAGGGTTCCCCATACAATGACGATGAGGATGACTTGAGGCACGCCAAAAAGGGGGCCATATGGCAACTCAAAACCGTACCAGAAGATGGCGCTGACACCCAATAAGATGAGTTGGAGTACTGCCCCCTCCAAACGCATGTTCCACAACCAAAAGGCTGAGAGGAATTTGAAAGCGCTGATCGAGACGAATATCAGCCCCGCAACAATCAATGCTGGAATGCCCAATTTATCAAAGGGACCGAATAGCGCCCGGATCCCTGCAATTGGCATCAACTCTCCGTGGATTTGTGCGTAGCGGAGCGTCCACAGTACTCCAAAGGTCGAGATCAACGCGTCAATAAGCAGAATAACGAGCAAGGCCACGAGGGCGGGTGATTTCATCTGGTTTTCTCCTTCCTATAGCACTTTAGATAAATGACTAGCACTCAGTGCAATTCACTCATCCCAAACCGATCCAGCCGAGCAATGTTGCCACCGGCATGAGCACGAGCGGCAAAAGGAACACAACCGGCGGCAAGTCGAGGCCGAGCGGGATTCCTTTTTGCACGAAGGGCGCGGCCACAAAGAACCAACCGGCGAGCGCGGCAACGTTGGCGAACACCACCGTCCAGAACGCCCACGCCTCACCGTTGCGCACGCCGAACCAGACGAGCGCCACTTGAAAGATGCCGAAGGCGAGCCACAGCCCCACACGGACGTACATCGTGTACATATCCACCTGCACCAAAATGGGGTCGCTCACCAGAATTTCGCGCAGGTCGCGCCCAAAGAGCAACGAGTCCATTCGCCCAGAAAGTATGATGCCGCCGTCGGCGTAATCGGCGCGGCGCTCCATAATGCGATGATTGATGGCGAAGACAAGCAGGGCCACGAATATTGTCAGCGCACCCTGGGCGAGAAACAAACTGACACTGACCCCCAACGGGCTGAGCCAACGAAAATCGGAAGCAGGTTGAGTAGTCATGGTAACTTCCTGAATGTCACAGCATGATCAATGCCCGATGAATGCCTTTCAAGTTGAACGGCAATTGCTTCCACGAATCACCATGGTCAGTCGAATGCCACACATCCCCGTTGCTCAGGCCAGCGTAAAGATGGCCGGGCGCATTGGGATCAGTGATGAGCGCATAAGCCATGTAGTCGAGCGGTTGAGGCAAACCACCACTCAGTTTCTGCCAGGCCGCGCCGCCCACCGAGCGGAAGATGTAGGCGTTGGCTTTGCCGTCCACGTGCGCGGCGGGGATGGGCTGAGTCCAACTGGCGAAGTTGGGCGAAGCGGAGACATACCAGATTTCGGGGCGAGCGGGGTCAGCGGCGCAGGCCCAACCGTAGCGCCGATCCAGGCCCTCTTTGGGTTGCCGCCACGTCACCCCGCCATCCCGGCTATACGCCGCGCCCGCGCCTGTGCCGCCGCCTTCATAGACCCAATCGCCGTTGGTGGCGTGAAAAGCGAGGGAATGACAATCGCGCAGGGCGCCGGGGCGATGCCCCTGCCAGGTCTGGCCGCCATCGCCGGAACGCAACACCGCGCCTGCTTCGATGCCAATCATGATGACGTTGGCGTCAGTGGGCGAGAGCGCGATGCCTTGAATGTATGCGCCCAAGTCCGACTCGGCCGGTGAGCGCCACCACCACGAGCGGGCTTTTTGGAATGGCTCGATTTCGGCCCACGTTCCCCCGCCATCGTGCGAGACGAACATGGCCGGTGGCTTGGTTCCGGCGTAGAGCGTGCCGACCTGAGTCTTGCTCACGGCTAATGCTTTCACGATGCGACCCGCAAGGCCAGCGGCGGCCCAGGTTTGTCCTGCATCACTTGAGCGCAACACCCCGCCCCCGCGCGTCCCGGCATAGGCCACGCTCGGATTGAGCGGGTCAGCGGCGAGGCAGGTCAACGCTTGATCCGACAACAGATGCGTGACGTGCCAGTGGTCGTCGTGTTGAGCGGCGCGGGCGAGGCCCTGACCGGTAGTGGCGAGAAGGACTTTGGTATTCATATTACGGCAGCGCGCGCAGGTATTCGTATATCCCGGCCAACTCGTCATCGTCCAGGTTCCGATAATTCTTCCACGGCATGACCGAGGAGAGTTCATGGCCAGAAGGGTCCGTGCCGGTGCGAATGGTGGTGATGAATTGTGCCTGCGTCCAGCCTTTCAGCAGACGCAAGGATGGCCCGACCGGATTGAGGCCGCCGGGTTTGCCGCCGTTGTAATCTGGGCCGTGGCAGAAATCGCAATCGTTGTACGACAAGACATACTTTCCGAATTCAGCGGTGGGGCCTTTGGGCGGCGCGGTCACCACACCCTCAATCGGCCCCGGCGAGGGCGGCACCAAATTTGCGCCGACAAAAACAGCCAGCAGGAGATTGGGATAATCCCCCTCTTTTCGTGTGCTGGGCACAGCGGGCTGACTGCGCAGGTAGGCGATGATGGATTGAATGTCGTCGTCGCTCAGGTGGCGCACCGGCAGGTTGGACATGGCGACGAGGCGCCGCCCGTTCCGATCCACGCCCTGGCGGATGACGCGGAAGATTTCGCCGTCGCTCCAATCCTGCAACGGCCCGCCGGGAGTCAGGTTGAAAGAAACCAGTTCGCCAATCGGCACCGGGCTATCAAGGCCGACATCCCGCCCGCCGCTCAGCGGCAAGGCATCGTTGGGCGAATGACAGCCCGCGCACAACGACAGGGCGATATGTTCGCCGCGCGCCAGCTGTTCCGGCGTCCCGGCGACGGTGAGCGCGGGGGCGGGGTCAAACGGCGGCGGGACGTAAATCATCCACAAGCCGCGTCCGACGACAACGCTCACGGCGGCAAGAACCAGCGTGAGCAGACCGGAGACGACAACGCCTGCCCACTTCACCGAGGCGCGTTTGGCTCGCCACGCGCGCCACGCCAACCAGACAAAGAAAAGGGTTAGAGCAAAGATAGCCAACCAGGCAAAAATGTTTGCGGTCATCGTCCACCTCTCGCAGGCAGTGATGACGCCACTCTAGCACCGCCGCCGTCCCCTTGTCATGAGGCCGGCGCCCCGACTTTCCGGGGACGTTTTGTCCCGCTGCCAATCGCAGCCCCATCCGCGGGTACAGCGAACGCCGCCGCGGATGGGGCTACTCGCGACTCACAATCTCACCCCACGATAGCAGTCTCAGTGCCGTTCCGTCGCCATCCGTCCTTCCAGCCGGCCTTGCAGCCATTCGGAGAGGATGGTCAGCACCCAATACATGGCCGCAGCCAGCAGGAACATCTCCATGAAGGCGCTGTCTTTGCGGGCGAAACGGTTGGCCCGGTAGGTGATCTCCCACACACCCATGATCGAGACCAGCGAGGAGTCCTTCTGCATGGCGATGAACTGGTTGCCGGCCGCCGGCAGGATGACGCGAAAGGCCTGGGGCAGCACCACCAGCCGCAAAGTCTGGACGCGACTGAGACCGAGCGCCGCCGCCGCCTGCCATTGGCCGCGACTCACCGACTGGATGCCGGCGCGGAAGATCTCAGTCATGTAGGCGCCATAGTTGAGGCTAAGCGCCAGGACGCCCGACTGGATGGCGCTGAGAATAAGCATCTCGCCCACGCGCTCATAACCCATCAGCTTGAGTTGTTGCCCCACCTGCGGCAGGCCCAGGTAGATGATATAGATCTGAATCAGCAAAGGGGTGCCACGGAAGAGGGAAACATAGAACCCCGAAATGCCCTGAAACGCCGCCCGCGGCGACAGCCGCATCAGCGCGCCCACCAACGCTAACAACGAGGCGACCACGATCGAGATCAGCGAAACGCTGATTGTGACCCCAATCCCCAGCAGCACGAAATTGGTGTGTTCGAGGATGTAGCCGAAATCGACGTTGAGCAACGACAGGATGGCGCCGAGGATGGCAAACAACACCACCCAGGTGGCTGCCACCCAGATGCGGTGCAGCAACTCGTCACGCTCCTTCTCGGCCATGATCTGCCGGGCGTATTGGGCGTGAACCTGGCTCTGGTCGAGGGGATCGCCGCCCTTTCCGCCAGGCGACATGGTTGGATTGGCAGTTGCCATAGCTCCTCCGGGGGTCAACTCGGTTCGGTGTGTGTGGGTGGTGGAAGAAAACAGTTGGGGCGGGCCGTAGCCCGCCCCAACTGCAAAGCTCCTGTTACTGCTTCAATCCGGCAATGTCGAATCCCGCCGCGGCCCCGGCCAGATCGACGCCGTAGTACTTCTCCGAAAGCTGTTTGAGGGTGCCGTCTTTGTGCATCGCCTGCAAGATCTCGGTCACTTTGGCCCGGAAGGCGGCGGTGTCCTTGGGCGCGCTCTTGTCGATGGCCCCGGCCAGATACTCGAAGTAGACCGGGTCGCCCAGCTGCTTCAGCGGCAGCCCATCGTTGATCACGCCCTGACCGGTGGGCAGGGCCGTCAGCACTGCATCCAGGCGCACACCGTCGCCCAAGGCCAGGTCCTGCAGGGCGGGGGTGTCGGTGTCGTAGCCCATGATCTCGGTGTCCTTCACCACGAAGTCGATGGTCTCGCCGGGGATGGCCAACGAGCCGTCGAGATAGGCTTCGTAGGTGCAACCGGCGCACACACCCACCTTCTTGCCGGATACATCCGCCGGTTGGCCGTAGCTGGTGTTGTCCTTGTGGACGAAGAAGGCGGCGGGGGTGGTGTAGTAGGGTTGGGTGAAATACAGTTTTTCCATCCGCTCCGGCGTGATCGTCATCGAGCCGATGCTCAGGTCCCAGCGGCCCGACCAACTGCCGCCGGTGATCAGCGTCCAGTCGGGGGTGACGAAGCAGACTTCGACGCCCATGCGTTTGGCGACCTCGGCTGCCACATCGATATCGAAGCCCTTGAACTGATTGGCCGCCCGCTCCTCGCCCTTGCACTTGCTATCGGCCGGC
This window of the Caldilineales bacterium genome carries:
- a CDS encoding SRPBCC family protein — protein: MKSQVSTLIHRPLAEVFRFVANFENQSQWQAATIQNTQITPGPMRVGAQGRHVGKWLGRNYESIGEVVEYEPDREWGYKSVSGPYDLVMHYHFESVGDDTRLTMDVEGETKGFFGFFKFMEPLVARAGEKLLKDDLIRLKKVMENER
- a CDS encoding amino acid ABC transporter permease — translated: MATANPTMSPGGKGGDPLDQSQVHAQYARQIMAEKERDELLHRIWVAATWVVLFAILGAILSLLNVDFGYILEHTNFVLLGIGVTISVSLISIVVASLLALVGALMRLSPRAAFQGISGFYVSLFRGTPLLIQIYIIYLGLPQVGQQLKLMGYERVGEMLILSAIQSGVLALSLNYGAYMTEIFRAGIQSVSRGQWQAAAALGLSRVQTLRLVVLPQAFRVILPAAGNQFIAMQKDSSLVSIMGVWEITYRANRFARKDSAFMEMFLLAAAMYWVLTILSEWLQGRLEGRMATERH
- a CDS encoding transporter substrate-binding domain-containing protein — translated: MKYRIFFVVIVLVVVAAIAAACGGAATPSATNDLLGEVMQRGILRVSTDPAYPPQSELVEGVQPPADSKCKGEERAANQFKGFDIDVAAEVAKRMGVEVCFVTPDWTLITGGSWSGRWDLSIGSMTITPERMEKLYFTQPYYTTPAAFFVHKDNTSYGQPADVSGKKVGVCAGCTYEAYLDGSLAIPGETIDFVVKDTEIMGYDTDTPALQDLALGDGVRLDAVLTALPTGQGVINDGLPLKQLGDPVYFEYLAGAIDKSAPKDTAAFRAKVTEILQAMHKDGTLKQLSEKYYGVDLAGAAAGFDIAGLKQ
- a CDS encoding cytochrome c; the protein is MTANIFAWLAIFALTLFFVWLAWRAWRAKRASVKWAGVVVSGLLTLVLAAVSVVVGRGLWMIYVPPPFDPAPALTVAGTPEQLARGEHIALSLCAGCHSPNDALPLSGGRDVGLDSPVPIGELVSFNLTPGGPLQDWSDGEIFRVIRQGVDRNGRRLVAMSNLPVRHLSDDDIQSIIAYLRSQPAVPSTRKEGDYPNLLLAVFVGANLVPPSPGPIEGVVTAPPKGPTAEFGKYVLSYNDCDFCHGPDYNGGKPGGLNPVGPSLRLLKGWTQAQFITTIRTGTDPSGHELSSVMPWKNYRNLDDDELAGIYEYLRALP